A genomic region of Arachis stenosperma cultivar V10309 chromosome 9, arast.V10309.gnm1.PFL2, whole genome shotgun sequence contains the following coding sequences:
- the LOC130947428 gene encoding glutathione reductase, cytosolic-like: MESRKMLSEAETNKSADQVASFDFDLFVIGGGSGGVRAARFSANFGAKVGICELPYHPISSDKHGGFGGTCVIRGCVPKKILVYGGTFGGDLEDARNFGWELSEKIDFNWKKLLQKKTDEISRLNGVYKRLLSSAGVKTFEGQGKITGPNEVEVTQIDGTKLSYTAKHILIATGSRAQFPNIPGQELGITSDEALSLEEIPKRVVVHGAGYIAVEFASIWRGMGSEVHLVYRKELPLRGFDDEMRAVVAKNLEGRGIVLHPSTNLAQLIKTEDGIKVITDHGEELMADTVLFATGRAPNSKRLNLEAVGVQVDKIGAIKVDEYSRTNVPSIWAIGDVTNRMNLTPVALMEGTYFANTVFGNRPSKPDYSNIPCAVFCNPPLSCVGLSEEQAIKQANGDVLVFTSSFNPMKNTISGRQEKTVMKLLVDAATDKVLGASMCGPDAPEIMQGIAIALKCGATKAQFDTTVGIHPSSAEEFVTMRSVTRRIPVGTTPKTNL; this comes from the exons ATGGAAAGTAGGAAGATGCTTAGCGAGGCTGAGACTAATAAATCTGCGGATCAAGTGGCCAGTTTTGACTTTGACTTGTTCGTTATTGGTGGTGGAAGTGGTGGCGTTCGTGCCGCTAGGTTCTCAGCTAATTTTGGAGCTAAG GTTGGAATTTGTGAGCTTCCGTATCATCCAATTAGCTCGGACAAGCATGGAGGCTTTGGTGGAAC GTGTGTGATTCGTGGTTGTGTTCCCAAAAAGATTTTAGTCTATGGAGGAACTTTTGGAGGTGATCTTGAG GATGCCAGAAATTTTGGTTGGGAATTAAGTGAGAAAATTGATTTCAACTGGAAGAAGCTCTTGCAAAAGAAG ACAGACGAAATAAGCAGATTAAATGGAGTATACAAGCGGTTGTTATCCAGTGCTGGAGTTAAAACATTTGAAGGCCAGGGAAAGATAACGGGTCCAAATGAAGTTGAGGTGACCCAAATTGATGGCACAAAGTTGTCCTATACAGCGAAGCACATACTGATTGCAACTGGTAGCAGGGCCCAATTCCCAAATATTCCTGGACAG GAGCTCGGTATAACATCTGATGAGGCATTAAGTTTGGAGGAAATTCCAAAGCGGGTGGTAGTTCATGGCGCTGG TTATATTGCAGTTGAGTTTGCATCCATATGGCGCGGGATGGGTTCCGAAGTCCATCTAGTCTACAGGAAGGAACTTCCGTTGAG AGGTTTTGATGATGAAATGAGAGCAGTGGTTGCAAAAAATCTTGAAGGCAGGGGGATTGTTTTACACCCGTCGACAAATTTGGCTCAG TTGATCAAAACGGAGGATGGTATTAAAGTCATCACAGACCATGGTGAGGAGCTGATGGCCGATACTGTACTATTTGCCACTG GTAGGGCTCCTAATTCCAAGAGGTTAAATTTAGAAGCTGTAGGTGTGCAAGTTGACAAGATTGGAGCCATCAAG gTTGATGAATACTCACGCACTAATGTACCTAGCATATGGGCAATTGGTGATGTGACGAATCGAATGAATCTTACTCCGGTGGCCTTGATGGAAGGCACATACTTTGCA AATACGGTATTTGGTAACAGACCATCGAAGCCAGACTACAGTAATATCCCCTGTGCAGTGTTCTG TAATCCACCACTTTCTTGTGTTGGTCTCAGCGAGGAGCAGGCAATAAAGCAAGCAAATGGAGATGTGTTGGTTTTCACATCATCCTTTAATCCTATGAAAAACACCATCTCCGG gCGACAAGAAAAAACTGTTATGAAGCTGCTTGTGGATGCTGCGACAGATAAGGTCCTTGGAGCATCCATGTGTGGACCAGATGCACCTGAAATCATGCAG GGTATTGCTATTGCCCTGAAATGCGGTGCTACAAAGGCTCAATTTGACACCACA GTGGGAATACACCCATCTTCTGCAGAAGAATTCGTTACCATGAGGTCCGTGACAAGGCGCATCCCTGTTGGTACCACACCTAAGACAAACCTATGA